One window from the genome of Engraulis encrasicolus isolate BLACKSEA-1 chromosome 16, IST_EnEncr_1.0, whole genome shotgun sequence encodes:
- the LOC134466076 gene encoding G-protein coupled receptor 35-like has protein sequence MNLSGDQMCNETGKLEAQTFQQVAYIPVFVLGLVLNAMAVCTFIRRRRQWTDSHIYMLNLALADCTLVLFLPVRVYDAYHPIQPSLLCTVMISIHYVNMYASILTVTCISVHRYLSIRFPFWAQQHTRARKRLAASVCTFIWVTIVAICLAFHSENLPENLCTCYSRSEKPLSIQFLLALETVGYFLPLLIMSFCCIQICCILQDRPGEISEPGGAGETSEQKLIFIRLVRANLIVFVFCYTPIHLAFFLVEYHKAHKTSLSSMHKHIHEFREVSEWITTTNCCLDSFGYYFLLTLMLEEAGVCSCFHNIGSMELSKMFL, from the exons aTGAACCTGTCTGGAGACCAGATGTGCAATGAGACCGGTAAGCTTGAGGCCCAGACCTTCCAGCAGGTCGCCTACATCCCCGTCTTTGTGCTGGGCCTGGTGCTGAATGCAATGGCTGTGTGTACCTTCATCCGGAGACGTCGACAATGGACAGATTCGCACATCTACATGCTGAATCTGGCCCTGGCTGACTGCACACTGGTCCTCTTCCTACCAGTCCGAGTCTACGATGCCTACCATCCCATCCAGCCCTCACTGCTCTGCACTGTCATGATCTCCATCCATTACGTCAACATGTACGCCAGCATCCTCACCGTCACCTGTATCAGTGTGCACCGCTATCTCAGCATCAGGTTTCCCTTCTGGGCCCAGCAGCACACCAGAGCCAGAAAGAGGCTTGCCGCCTCGGTCTGCACTTTCATCTGGGTCACCATAGTGGCAATATGTCTGGCCTTTCACTCCGAGAATCTGCCAGAAAACCTCTGCACATGCTATTCACGTTCAGAAAAGCCTCTATCTATACAGTTCCTGCTGGCTTTGGAGACTGTTGGATACTTCCTCCCATTATTGATCATGTCTTTCTGTTGTATCCAGATTTGCTGTATTCTTCAGGATAGGCCAGGGGAGATCTCTGAACCGGGTGGGGCAGGGGAGACCTCTGAACAGAAGTTGATATTTATCAGGCTTGTAAGAGCTAATTTGatagtgtttgttttttgttacaCCCCTATCCATCTGGCTTTTTTCTTGGTAGAGTACCACAAGGCTCACAAGACAAGCTTGTCCTCAATGCACAAGCATATTCATGAATTTCGCGAAGTTTCTGAATGGATTACCACCACAAACTGCTGCCTGGATTCATTTGGATACTACTTTTTGCTGACTC TGATGTTGGAAGAGGCAGGGGTGTGCTCCTGTTTTCACAacattgggagcatggaattgtccaaaatgttccTATGA